Proteins co-encoded in one Quercus robur chromosome 8, dhQueRobu3.1, whole genome shotgun sequence genomic window:
- the LOC126694844 gene encoding G-type lectin S-receptor-like serine/threonine-protein kinase At1g11300 isoform X2: protein MISRISPLIAFLLLLFCIRFQSTNTTTNDTVTNTIQPGHSLNTSETIVSTNGIFELGFFTPGNSTKYYLGIRFKKVSKQNVVWVANREYPFPNSSAALCLNSDGNLVISDGRMTYMVANTSAGNGTYAMLLDTGNLMVTNKVLEVLWQSFDYPTDTIFPGMILESDFVATSWKSTEDPAPGLFSLQLSSLDQLTIREGSKVYWTSSIYTFGVLSHSDWYGYGITWPTNYTSGISKMVLDVSGQLKLQSWSEDDQRWHSLQSSRCGDALCGAFSVCNETAEVPCGCLTGFKPVSADAWSNGNSSSTGCLRETALQCTKNIDVQKDGFFRMLIVDWPDNPQHRETANPTDCQSACLNNCSCVAYAYYYIKRDRKDPKLQCFVWHGALLNLKQHSADDINGIDFYLKLATSDLVKLDANSRNQTSIDTVNNNSISGTNFKFGVLQILVLTMSTPFAMLTLGLLFYYVRRKLRKKGEDLLQLDVGMTQTTENSELSEVSKPGDGKKKEVKMPLFSLKSVSAATDNFSDANKLGEGGFGPVYKGILQKGDEVAVKRLSKRSGQGWEELKNEAMLIAKLQHKNLVRLLGCCIERDEKILVYEYMSNKSLDFFLFDPEKRKILDWGTRLRVIEGVAQGLLYLHQYSRFRIIHRDLKASNILLDSDMNPKISDFGMARIFGGNDSQANTNRIVGTYGYMSPEYALEGLFSIKLDVFSFGVLLLEIVSGQKNTGFYLTDSRHLLGYAWELWTSERGSDLVDPLLDDVSYMHVALRYINIALLCVQESAADRPAMSEVVTMLSNESVALPCPKQPGFLNVGTVVKENPINSMTEICSVNHASISIVQGR from the exons ATGATTAGTAGAATTTCACCTCTTATTGCTTTCCTGCTGCTTCTTTTCTGCATTCGTTTTCAGTCCACCAACACTACCACCAATGATACTGTCACAAATACCATCCAACCTGGCCATTCCCTGAATACCTCCGAGACCATTGTATCCACTAATGGAATCTTCGAACTTGGTTTCTTCACTCCAGGAAATTCAACAAAGTATTACTTGGGAATACGATTCAAGAAAGTTTCTAAGCAGAATGTTGTTTGGGTTGCAAACAGAGAGTACCCATTCCCAAATTCCTCTGCAGCTCTTTGTCTTAATTCGGATGGAAATCTTGTAATATCCGATGGCAGAATGACATACATGGTGGCCAACACTTCAGCTGGAAACGGTACCTATGCCATGCTATTGGATACAGGTAATCTGATGGTCACAAACAAGGTCTTGGAGGTTTTGTGGCAAAGCTTTGACTATCCTACTGATACTATTTTTCCCGGAATGATACTTGAATCAGATTTTGTGGCAACATCATGGAAAAGTACAGAAGACCCAGCTCCTGGTCTCTTCTCCCTACAGCTGAGTTCTTTGGATCAGCTAACTATAAGGGAGGGGTCTAAAGTATACTGGACTAGTTCAATCTATACTTTTGGGGTTTTATCCCACAGTGATTGGTACGGGTACGGTATTACTTGGCCTACTAATTACACTTCTGGAATTTCAAAAATGGTGTTGGATGTGTCCGGACAGCTTAAACTGCAGTCGTGGTCAGAAGATGATCAAAGGTGGCATTCGTTGCAGTCATCTAGGTGTGGGGATGCTTTATGTGGAGCTTTTAGCGTATGCAATGAAACTGCCGAAGTACCATGTGGCTGTTTGACAGGTTTCAAACCTGTTTCTGCTGATGCTTGGAGCAATGGGAACTCATCCAGTACTGGCTGTTTGAGGGAAACTGCTCTGCAGTGCACTAAGAATATTGATGTTCAGAAAGATGGGTTTTTTCGCATGTTAATAGTTGATTGGCCTGATAATCCGCAGCATCGGGAGACAGCCAATCCTACTGACTGCCAATCGGCTTGCTTGAACAACTGTTCTTGTGTTGCTTATGCTTATTATTACATAAAGCGAGATCGCAAAGATCCCAAGCTTCAATGCTTTGTATGGCATGGTGCTCTATTGAACCTGAAACAACACTCAGCCGATGACATAAATGGAATTGATTTCTATCTGAAACTTGCTACTTCGGATTTGGTCAAGCTAG ATGCAAACTCAAGGAATCAAACCTCAATAGACACAGTAAATAACAATTCAATCTCTGGTACGAATTTCAAATTCGGAGTATTGCAAATTTTGGTACTGACCATGTCTACTCCCTTTGCAATGCTTACATTGggccttttgttttattatgtgAGGAGAAAGCTCAGAAAGAAGG GCGAGGATTTGTTACAGTTAGATGTGGGCATGACCCAAACAACAGAAAATTCTGAGCTTTCTGAAGTAAGTAAGCCTGGAGATGGTAAGAAAAAGGAAGTCAAAATGCCATTGTTCAGTTTAAAAAGTGTTTCTGCTGCAACTGATAATTTCTCAGATGCAAACAAGCTAGGAGAGGGTGGTTTTGGGCCCGTTTATAAG GGAATTTTACAGAAAGGGGATGAGGTGGCTGTGAAAAGGCTTTCAAAAAGATCTGGGCAAGGTTGGGAGGAACTAAAAAATGAGGCAATGCTCATTGCCAAGCTCCAACACAAGAATCTTGTCAGACTTTTGGGCTGCTGCATTGAACGGGATGAAAAGATACTTGTTTATGAGTATATGTCCAACAAAAGCTTGGATTTCTTCCTTTTTG ATCCAGAAAAGCGCAAGATTTTAGATTGGGGAACACGACTCCGAGTCATTGAAGGAGTTGCTCAAGGGCTTCTTTATCTTCATCAATATTCCCGATTCAGGATTATTCATAGAGACCTTAAGGCCAGTAATATTTTGTTGGATAGTGACATGAATCCAAAAATATCAGATTTTGGAATGGCAAGAATATTTGGAGGAAACGACTCTCAAGCAAATACCAATAGGATTGTTGGCACTTA TGGCTATATGTCCCCTGAATATGCTCTTGAAGGCCTCTTCTCGATCAAATTAGATGTTTTTAGCTTTGGCGTCTTATTGTTAGAGATTGTGAGTGGTCAAAAGAACACTGGTTTTTATCTAACCGACTCTCGCCATCTTCTTGGATAT GCATGGGAATTATGGACAAGTGAGAGGGGATCGGACTTGGTGGATCCTCTACTTGATGATGTATCTTATATGCATGTGGCCCTCAGATACATTAACATAGCTCTCCTTTGTGTTCAAGAAAGTGCAGCAGATAGACCTGCCATGTCTGAAGTTGTCACAATGCTAAGCAATGAAAGTGTAGCTCTACCTTGTCCCAAGCAACCAGGTTTCTTAAATGTGGGAACTGTCGTGAAGGAAAACCCAATTAATAGCATGACTGAAATTTGTTCTGTGAATCATGCATCGATTTCAATTGTGCAAGGCCGGTAA
- the LOC126694844 gene encoding G-type lectin S-receptor-like serine/threonine-protein kinase B120 isoform X3, with product MISRISPLIAFLLLLFCIRFQSTNTTTNDTVTNTIQPGHSLNTSETIVSTNGIFELGFFTPGNSTKYYLGIRFKKVSKQNVVWVANREYPFPNSSAALCLNSDGNLVISDGRMTYMVANTSAGNGTYAMLLDTDFVATSWKSTEDPAPGLFSLQLSSLDQLTIREGSKVYWTSSIYTFGVLSHSDWYGYGITWPTNYTSGISKMVLDVSGQLKLQSWSEDDQRWHSLQSSRCGDALCGAFSVCNETAEVPCGCLTGFKPVSADAWSNGNSSSTGCLRETALQCTKNIDVQKDGFFRMLIVDWPDNPQHRETANPTDCQSACLNNCSCVAYAYYYIKRDRKDPKLQCFVWHGALLNLKQHSADDINGIDFYLKLATSDLVKLDANSRNQTSIDTVNNNSISGTNFKFGVLQILVLTMSTPFAMLTLGLLFYYVRRKLRKKGEDLLQLDVGMTQTTENSELSEVSKPGDGKKKEVKMPLFSLKSVSAATDNFSDANKLGEGGFGPVYKGILQKGDEVAVKRLSKRSGQGWEELKNEAMLIAKLQHKNLVRLLGCCIERDEKILVYEYMSNKSLDFFLFDPEKRKILDWGTRLRVIEGVAQGLLYLHQYSRFRIIHRDLKASNILLDSDMNPKISDFGMARIFGGNDSQANTNRIVGTYGYMSPEYALEGLFSIKLDVFSFGVLLLEIVSGQKNTGFYLTDSRHLLGYAWELWTSERGSDLVDPLLDDVSYMHVALRYINIALLCVQESAADRPAMSEVVTMLSNESVALPCPKQPGFLNVGTVVKENPINSMTEICSVNHASISIVQGR from the exons ATGATTAGTAGAATTTCACCTCTTATTGCTTTCCTGCTGCTTCTTTTCTGCATTCGTTTTCAGTCCACCAACACTACCACCAATGATACTGTCACAAATACCATCCAACCTGGCCATTCCCTGAATACCTCCGAGACCATTGTATCCACTAATGGAATCTTCGAACTTGGTTTCTTCACTCCAGGAAATTCAACAAAGTATTACTTGGGAATACGATTCAAGAAAGTTTCTAAGCAGAATGTTGTTTGGGTTGCAAACAGAGAGTACCCATTCCCAAATTCCTCTGCAGCTCTTTGTCTTAATTCGGATGGAAATCTTGTAATATCCGATGGCAGAATGACATACATGGTGGCCAACACTTCAGCTGGAAACGGTACCTATGCCATGCTATTGGATACAG ATTTTGTGGCAACATCATGGAAAAGTACAGAAGACCCAGCTCCTGGTCTCTTCTCCCTACAGCTGAGTTCTTTGGATCAGCTAACTATAAGGGAGGGGTCTAAAGTATACTGGACTAGTTCAATCTATACTTTTGGGGTTTTATCCCACAGTGATTGGTACGGGTACGGTATTACTTGGCCTACTAATTACACTTCTGGAATTTCAAAAATGGTGTTGGATGTGTCCGGACAGCTTAAACTGCAGTCGTGGTCAGAAGATGATCAAAGGTGGCATTCGTTGCAGTCATCTAGGTGTGGGGATGCTTTATGTGGAGCTTTTAGCGTATGCAATGAAACTGCCGAAGTACCATGTGGCTGTTTGACAGGTTTCAAACCTGTTTCTGCTGATGCTTGGAGCAATGGGAACTCATCCAGTACTGGCTGTTTGAGGGAAACTGCTCTGCAGTGCACTAAGAATATTGATGTTCAGAAAGATGGGTTTTTTCGCATGTTAATAGTTGATTGGCCTGATAATCCGCAGCATCGGGAGACAGCCAATCCTACTGACTGCCAATCGGCTTGCTTGAACAACTGTTCTTGTGTTGCTTATGCTTATTATTACATAAAGCGAGATCGCAAAGATCCCAAGCTTCAATGCTTTGTATGGCATGGTGCTCTATTGAACCTGAAACAACACTCAGCCGATGACATAAATGGAATTGATTTCTATCTGAAACTTGCTACTTCGGATTTGGTCAAGCTAG ATGCAAACTCAAGGAATCAAACCTCAATAGACACAGTAAATAACAATTCAATCTCTGGTACGAATTTCAAATTCGGAGTATTGCAAATTTTGGTACTGACCATGTCTACTCCCTTTGCAATGCTTACATTGggccttttgttttattatgtgAGGAGAAAGCTCAGAAAGAAGG GCGAGGATTTGTTACAGTTAGATGTGGGCATGACCCAAACAACAGAAAATTCTGAGCTTTCTGAAGTAAGTAAGCCTGGAGATGGTAAGAAAAAGGAAGTCAAAATGCCATTGTTCAGTTTAAAAAGTGTTTCTGCTGCAACTGATAATTTCTCAGATGCAAACAAGCTAGGAGAGGGTGGTTTTGGGCCCGTTTATAAG GGAATTTTACAGAAAGGGGATGAGGTGGCTGTGAAAAGGCTTTCAAAAAGATCTGGGCAAGGTTGGGAGGAACTAAAAAATGAGGCAATGCTCATTGCCAAGCTCCAACACAAGAATCTTGTCAGACTTTTGGGCTGCTGCATTGAACGGGATGAAAAGATACTTGTTTATGAGTATATGTCCAACAAAAGCTTGGATTTCTTCCTTTTTG ATCCAGAAAAGCGCAAGATTTTAGATTGGGGAACACGACTCCGAGTCATTGAAGGAGTTGCTCAAGGGCTTCTTTATCTTCATCAATATTCCCGATTCAGGATTATTCATAGAGACCTTAAGGCCAGTAATATTTTGTTGGATAGTGACATGAATCCAAAAATATCAGATTTTGGAATGGCAAGAATATTTGGAGGAAACGACTCTCAAGCAAATACCAATAGGATTGTTGGCACTTA TGGCTATATGTCCCCTGAATATGCTCTTGAAGGCCTCTTCTCGATCAAATTAGATGTTTTTAGCTTTGGCGTCTTATTGTTAGAGATTGTGAGTGGTCAAAAGAACACTGGTTTTTATCTAACCGACTCTCGCCATCTTCTTGGATAT GCATGGGAATTATGGACAAGTGAGAGGGGATCGGACTTGGTGGATCCTCTACTTGATGATGTATCTTATATGCATGTGGCCCTCAGATACATTAACATAGCTCTCCTTTGTGTTCAAGAAAGTGCAGCAGATAGACCTGCCATGTCTGAAGTTGTCACAATGCTAAGCAATGAAAGTGTAGCTCTACCTTGTCCCAAGCAACCAGGTTTCTTAAATGTGGGAACTGTCGTGAAGGAAAACCCAATTAATAGCATGACTGAAATTTGTTCTGTGAATCATGCATCGATTTCAATTGTGCAAGGCCGGTAA